The sequence ACTCCTCCCTACGCCGATCGCGCGCGCTTCGCGGGCCGCGGCAGACCACGCCGCGACGCCCAGGAGCCGTCGAGTGGACGCTGCAGCGCGGGGGATCATGCAGCCGCGCGACCGCGCAGTCGCGTCGCGAAGGCGCCCCTCAGTGCGTGCGCGTGATGAGCTTCACGAACGCGACATAGCCCCCGAAGCGGAGCTTATCGCCATCGCGGAGGTCGCGGCGCCCGTTGAAGCCCACATGCTCCTCGTTGACGAACGTGCCGTTTGTGGAGCCCGTGTCCTCGAGGGTGATGGTGCCGCTCACTCCGTCGATCGAGAGGGCCGCGTGCCGCGAGGACGTGGTCGCGTCACTCAGCGGGATGTCGACGTTCTCGCCCGAATTCGCGCGGCCGATCACCTTGCGGCCGCCGGTGAGCGGCCAGAACTCCCCGGCGGGGTTCGCCTGGTAGGAGACGACGAAGCCACGCAGCGCGTTGGCGGGCAGCGCCTGGGGCGGAGGCGGCTGGTACGCGGGCGCAGCCGCAGCGACGGGCGCGGGCGGCGGTGCAGGCGCGAACTGGGGCTGCGGGGCCTGATCGAAACCACCGCCGCCGAAGCCCTGGCCCTGCTGCGGGTAGCCGCCGAAGCCTTGCGGTTGGTGGGGCTGATGCGGCTGCTGCGGTTGCTGCTGGCCGAAGCCGCCGCCACCGAAGCCCTGCTGTGGCTGCTGACCGAAGCCGCCGCCACCGAACCCCGCGTTGGGGTCGGGGAAGCCGCCCTGCTGCTGGCCAAATCCACCTTGGGGCTGCTGACCGAAGCCGCCGCCCTGATCGAAGCCGCCGCCACCGTACTGCGGCTGTTGACCGAAGCCGCCGCCACCGCCGGGGAAGCCACCCTGCCCCGCGGGATAGCCGCCGGACTGCTGGAAGCCCCCGCCCTGCTGGCCTTGGGGGTTGCCGTACGCGTCATTCGTGAAGGGCATGGCGTCGATCGGCGGCAGCCCACCCTGATGCGGCTGCTGGGGCGCGCCGTATTGGGGAGCTTGCCCAAATGGCGAGGGGCCGAGCGAATATCCGCAGACGTTGCAGAACTTGTCGGAGGACTGTGGAACAGCGCCGCATTGCGGACAGGGGGCCATGAGATTCTCCAGTGGACCAGAGGGCGCACGTCGGGCGCGCCCGCGACGATCATATCCGACAATTCTCGCGGCGCGCGAGTACCTGACGAAAATCTAGGCGGGCGGCGGCGCGATCCCTACGCGCGGCGCGGCGCGGCGCGACGCGGCCAGGGCACGAAAGAGGGGCGCTCAGATGCGGCGAAACACGCCCACGACGACGCCGAGGAGCATCGTCGCGCGGAAGTCCATCGCGCGCACCAGGATCGGCGCCATGGTCTTGTTCGCGGGCTGGAAGCGCACGTAGTCCTTCTCGGGGAAGTAGTACTTGACCGTCGCCTCGTCGCCGATGAGCGCGACGACGATGTCGCCGCGGCTCGCGGTGAGCTGCTTGCGCACGAAGATGTAGTCGCCGCTCAGGATGCCGGCGTCGATCATGCTGTCGCCCGAGACGCGGAGGCCGAAGACCTCGCGGCCGCCGCGGATGAGCCCGCGGTCGACGCGCACCGTGTCGATGACGTTCTCTTCGGCGAGGATGGGCATGCCCGCCGCCACGCGACCGAGCACCGGGATCTCGACGAGGTCGTCATCGTCCATCCGGAGCGACTGGGCGTTGGCTTCGTCGTTCGACGCCTCGAGCGGGCCCACCGGCCCCGGCCCCGTGGGGCGGAGCGCGCGGCTCTTCATGTCTTCGCGCGTGAGGTATCCCTTGCGCTCGAGCGCGCGAAGGTGGTCGTTCACGCCGTTCGTGGAGCGAATCCCCATGCGCGCGCCGATCTCGCGGAGCGTGGGAGGGTACCCCCGATCGACGATGGACTGCTTGATGTAGTCGAGGACCATCTGCTGCCGCTGGGTAAGCCCTTGCATGTTGCAACGAACAGTACTGAACGCACGTTACCAGGTCAAGAACGCGGCACCGTTTGCGCGCAAGAGCTTGATCTTACAACGGAATTTTCGATGCGTGGGGCGCGCACACTGGCCGCGTTCGAGGGCCGTCCGGGGGCCTCGGAAGGCCCTCCCCGACCGCCGCCCCACAGGGACGGGCGAGCAGCGGCAGGCTACTTCTTCTTTGCCCAGACGGTGTCGATGAAGGGCCCCTCGAACGGATCGCCGTGGCAGGTCTCGCAGCCGTGCTCCTTGCCGTCGACGCGCTTCACTTTGTCGACGAACTCCGTCTGCATCCACTTCGCGAGCGCCTTCTTGTCGCCGTGGTCGAGCGACTCCATGCGCCCCTGGTGGCAAGAGTCGCAGTAAATTGGGCTCCCGTCGGCGAGCACGAGGCCGCGCGAGAAGTCGTTCCACATGCGGGTGGCGACGGCCTTCTTGGGCGTGGCGGCCTTGAAGTCGTCGGCGTCGTGGCAGGCGCCACACTGGACGCCGAGCGCCTTGGTGAAGGTCTTCATGACCTTCCGCAGCTTCTGCGGCTCGATTTTGTCGAGCGGGGGGAGCCGCTTGGGGTCGAGGCCGATCGCGGCGAGCTCCGAGGCCATCGCGCTCGGCGCGATGGGCTTCATCACGACCGGCGCCTTGACGGGCGAGGCCACCGCGCCGCTCGGCGCCGGTGCTGCCGAACCGGACGCGACGGGCGGCGCCGAAGGCCCCGGGCCCGCGGGGACGACGGGGGCGGGAGTGTTCCCACCGCACGCGGCGGCGGCCGTGGACAGGGACACGCCGAGGAGGAGCGCGAGGAGGGGGAGCTTGGAAGATGCCATCGTCGGGAGGGGGGCCTTTGAGAGTCGGGGCGTCAGAACTTGCCGGAGGTAGAGAGGAACGTAAGCTTCTCGTTGGTCTCGCGGAGCCTGCTCGTGAGCATGCGCACGGAGCTCCAGAGGACCTCGTAGGCGAGATCCTTGTTCAGAAAGAGCAGGTCGTCGAAGTCGTCTTTGGCGATGACGAGGAGCTTGCAGCGCTCGTGGGCCAACGCGTCCGCCGAGCGCACCGACTCGTCGAGGAGCGCCATCTCGCCGAACACTTCGCCAGGCCCCAGCACCGCGAGGGCCTCCTCGCCCATGCCGGAGACGTTGCGCGAGATGCGCACCTTACCCTCGGCGACGATGTACACGCGGTCGCCGCGATCACCGTAGTTGAAGATGCGCGCGCCGAGACCGTACGACTCCTCGTGGGTCACCTCGGCGATCAGCTGTAGGGCCTCGCCCGTGAGGCCCTCGAAGAAGGGGACGCGGGCGAGCTGCTCCTCGCGCTGGGCCGTCGGGCTGGGGTCGGTCACGGCCGGGAAGCGTAGCGGCAATCGCCGCCACCCGTCCACGGGTTAGCGGCGAGCTACGAGCGACGAGAATCGATCGCGGCCGCTTTGGATCATGTGGGCGGCGCGCGAAGCCGGGCGTAGAGTCGCCGCCATGACGGACACGAGAAAGGTCATCATCATCGGCTCCGGCCCTGCGGGCCACACTGCGGCGATCTACGCTTCGCGCGCCAACCTGCAGCCCCTCATGTTCGAGGGGCTCGTCCGCGGGGGCATTCCCGGCGGGCAGCTCATGATCACGAACGACGTCGAGAACTACCCGGGGTTCCCCGCGAAGGTGACCGGCCCCGATCTCATGAAGGCGTTCCGCGACCAGTCGCTCCATCAGGGCGCGGAGATCCGCACCGAAGACGTGAACCGCGTCGACCTGTCGTCGCGTCCCTTCCGCGTGTGGGCGGGCGACGACGACACGGAGTACCAGGCCGAGACCCTCATCATCGCCACGGGCGCCCAGGCGAAGTGGCTCGGCATCGAGAGCGAGCACGCGCTGAAGGGGCGCGGCGTCTCGGCGTGCGCCGTGTGCGACGGCGCGTTCTTCCGAAACCAGGACGTGGCCGTGGTGGGCGGCGGCGACACGGCGATGGAGGAGTCGATGTACCTCTCCGGTCTGTGCCGCAGCGTCGCGCTCATCCACCGCCGCGACGAGTTCCGCGCCAGCAAGGCGATGCAAGAGCGCGTGCTCAAGAACCCGAAGATCACGGTCCACTACAACACCGAGATCGACGAGATCCTCGACGTGACCAAGGGCGAGGTCACGGGCGTCCGGCTGCGCAACAACAAGACCGGCGAGAAGCAGACCCTCGACGTCACGGGGTACTTCGTCGCGATCGGGCACACTCCGAACACGGACCTCTTCGCCGGCGCGCTCGAGCTGCACGACAACGGCTACATCAAGACCAAGCCCGGCACGACGCAGACGAGCGTCGCGGGCGTGTTCGCCGCGGGCGACGTGCAGGACTTCGTCTACCGGCAGGCCGTCACGGCCGCGGGCTCGGGGTGCATGGCCGCCCTCGAGGCGGAGCGCTGGCTCGCCGCGAGCTCGAGCCACTGACGCGGCACATCCGGGTACCTCCCCCGGGCGTGGCCGGCTTCGGCCACGGATTTGGGGAGGTCGGCCCGGACGCTGAGCGAGATCGAGGTCGAGTGGCGGCCAAACCCTCGAAACTCAACGAGATTCGAGCGCTGAGGGTGCCACCCCGGCGGCGCGCTAGAAGCGGTACGACACGCCGACGTTGAGCACGTTGATGGCGTTCGTGATCGTGCCGAGGTTGACCGGCCAGTTGGTCTGGTATTTCGTGCGGCCCGCCGCGCCGTTCACGCTCCCGCAGAGGTCGCCGGGCTGGTTCGAGGTGGCGGGGTTGCACGCCGTGCCCGCGACCGCCGGGACGCCGGCCGCGCGCGGGTCGCTGTTCGTCATGTCGGCGACGAACACGTGCCCGTAGCCGACCATGAAATCGAGGGCGCCCGCGTCTGCCGCAGAGCCGGTCCGTACGCGGAACGTCGCGCCGAGCGCGAGCCCGAGGCGCGAGGCCGCGGCGAAGTCGATGTTTTGGTACTGCTTGTCCTGCGCCGACGACTCGAAGAAGCCGCCGCCACGCAGCGCGAGGCGATCGCGGATCACGTTGAAATCGCCGCCCAAGCGGACGCCGATGACGTCGCGGTAGCCACGCTTCTGATCCGCGTTCCCCGGGATGCCGCCACCGGGGATGCCCGAGACGGGGATGATCGCGTCCCCGGTCTTCGCGTCGCTCGGGAAGCGCACCTGGATCGAGTCGATGGCGCTGTTGTTCGCCCAGGTGAGGTCGAGCTCGGCGTCGAAGAGATCGTCGGCCATCGGATCGCGGTGGCCCTTGCGCGACGGACCGCCGGCGAGCGGCGCGTGGTAGCGAACGCCCAGCTTCGCCTCCATGGGGATCGCGAGCGTGACGGCGGCCTTGCCCGGGCCGCAGGTCCCCTCGACCGCCTTGTTGCCCGTGCCGCAATCGCCGAAGAACGTGTCTCCGTAGATGATCCGGCTCGCGTCGCCCCTCGCGTTGGCGGGCGTGAAGTAGTTGGCGGCGGTGCCGAGATCGCCCGACGCACGGACGGAGTCGCTCACGCGGTACCACGCAGCAAGATCGAGGCGCTCGTTCGGCGAGTAGAGGGCGCCGAACGTGCCGCCGGGGATGAAGTAGTCTTTGAGCTGCAGGTTCGTGCGGACGTCGTTCACGGGCGTGGCCGAGTCGACGTTGAGCGCGACCGAGGCGCTCGCCAGCTTGAGGTCGGCGAAGCCCCACTGGAAGCTCGCGCCGAGCCGGAGCCCTGGGATCACCTCGAAGCCGACGCCGAGCGACGGGAAGGCCAGGACGCCGTGGCGCCGGAGGAGCATGTAGCGGTTCGGGGAGGCCTGGTCGTTGACGAAGTCGGGCCAGTTGCTCTCGCCGGCGGCGCTCGGGCCGAGGAGCGCGAGGCCGACGCCGAGGCGGTCGCTGATGCGCAGGGTCCCCGCGAGCTGGGGGTTCGGGTTGACCTCGACGTCGTTGCAGACCCTCGGGAACGCGCCGCCCGAACCCGCCGCGAGCGGCTCGGTGGAGGTGTCTCCCGCGGCCTTCACGCGCGTGAAGCATGTATGATGCACGATCGCGCTCGCCTGGAGCGTGAGCTTCGTGTCTTGCCCGGCGAGGCCGGCCGGGTTGAAGAACGTGGCGAGCGGATCGGAGGCGCGCGCCACCCAGGCGCCACCGCGCGCGAGCTGCTCCGAGCCGTTGTCGGGGAACTCGGTCACGTTGGAGGCGCGGGCGGCTTGCGCGTGGAGCAGGATCGACGCGGCCCCCGCGAAGGCGAGCCCCGCGCTCGAGCCGCGGCGGCACGCCCTCATTCGCGCACCGGCGTCGCCTTGAGCGAGGCTTTCCCTTCCTTGACGTAGACCGAGAACTTCACCCGCTTGACGCCGTGGCGCTGCATGAGCGCGTCACGGTTCTTGCGCAGGGTGACCTGGAACTTCTCGAAGGTGAGGCCCTCGACCCCCTCCGAGCACTCCTTCTTGATCCGCACGTAGTCGTCGTAGACAGCGAGCCAGTCGGCCGACTCGCTCGCGGGCGACGAGGGCGCGACGCCGGCCGCCGCCGCCGACACGGGCTCGGCAGCGACGGGCTTCGCGATCATCGTCCGCTCGTCTTCCTCCTCGTCGTCGTCCCCACCGCCCGGAGGCGGCGCGATCGCGCCGAAGTCGGCCCCGCCCGGCGGCGGCGCTTGGAAACTCGGCGCGGAGGCGAGAGGCTTCGGAGGCGCGAGCGGGGGGCGCCCGATCGGTGCAGGTGCTGCGGGCGCGTTGAACGGCGCGGGCGGCCCAGGGGGCGCGGGGGCCGCGGGGGGATTGAAGGGCGGCGGCGGCCCGGGCGGATTGAAGGGCGGCGGCGGCCCTTGAGGGACCGCGGGGGCTGCCGCTGGGCTGCCGGCCGGGGGCGGCGGACCGCCAGCGGACGGGGGGGGCACGAACGGCTTCGGGGGCCCCGGCGGGACGACCGGCGCCTGCTGCCCGGGGGCGATGGTCGACTGCGAGAGCGGGAAGCTGAAGGCGCTCATGCTGGGCTGCGCGGGGACGGGCCCAAGGATGGACTCCAGGTCGGCGGGCTTGCGCGCCGCGCCGCCGCCCTTCTCCACGACACGCTCGATGCCGGCGTTGATGTCCTGCGCGAAGGCGCGGTACTCCCCCTGGAACCGAGGGAGCTGCAGGTAGTCGATCTCGCCCTTCTTGAGCCGCGCGGCCTGCGCGCGCACCTCGCGGAGCGGGCGGGAGTGCTCGAAGAACGAGAAGAGGTAGCCGAGCCCGGCGCCAGCGAGGACCGTCAGCACGACGAGCCACGTCTTGACGTTCGCCTTGTCCTTGTCGTCGGCGCCCGAGATGAAGGCCATGGGGCCGCCGATCAAGGTCCGGCTGCGGAGCACGGCCACCGAGGCGCCCAGGTCCCAGGCCTCGCCGGGCATGCGCACGGTCATGAGGCTCGTCTGGTCGCCCGCGGCCGCGTGAACCTCGGAGAAGAGCTTCGCGGGGTCGAGCTTCAGGTCTTCAGGGGTGAGCGCGTCGAAGACCGCGACGTCGAAGCCCTCGGTCGCGGCCAGCGCGACCTTGGTTCCACCCACGTAGAACGCGACGTTCGTGCGCGTGCGCGTGGAGATCTCCTTGGCGAACGACGCGTCGACCCAGCGAAGGCCCACGACCGCGCCGAGCGGCGCCTGGCCAACCTCGTCCTCGACCGGGCGCGCCACGACGCGCGCCAGCTTGCCGCCGAGCACCCACGCGTCGTCACGCATGAAGCCGTGCAGCGCGTCGAACACGAGCGGGTAGCCACCAAGCTCGAAGTCGGGGAACGCGTTGACCGAGTCGTAACCGAGCTGCGCCACGAGGCGCCCGTCCCGGTCGACCAGGAAGAGCACGTCGGACTTGTACTCCGGCGGGAGCTTGCCGTTGAACGCGGCGAGGGCCTTCTTGCCCTCCTCCTTCGAGTTCGGCGAGATGTCCTTTCCGTTCGAGGACTTGAGCGCCTTGGTGACGGCGGGGTCGACGCTCACCAGGATGAGGTTGTCGAGCCGCCGCCGCGCGTCGATCTGGAGCGCCCAGTTGACGACCTGGCCGTCCCCGCGCAGGGCCTCTTCCATGCCCTTGGTGTTCGCGCGGTTGAACTGCCCTACCGCCAGGGACACGACGTAGATCGCGGCTCCGACGAGGAGGGAGAGAATGAGCACCCACAGACGCGAGAGGATCATCATGGCGCTCAGTCCCCCCCTTCCCCGAGGTTGATCGGCTCTTTGATCTCGAACGTGCCCCGGTCTTTCGCGATCGCGCTGACGCCCTTGCCAGCCCGTTTTCCGCCGAAATACGCCTTGAGCACGTAGTCCCCCGCGGGGAGCGCGAAGGCGAAGCCCCCGTCACGCCCGGGGTACGCCACCGCGACGGTCTGAGGATCGACGACCACGAACGTTCGGACGCTGGGGAAGAGCTCGTCGCGGAACTCGTAGCGGCCGCCGCCGTCTGGCGCGGTCCACTCGCGCGTCGCACCCGGCGCGATGGGATCGGCCGCGAAGCTCTTGTTGCCGACGATGAAGGGCTTGTGAGGGAACGGGTCGACGTTCTTCAGCACGAGCTTCGTCTTGGGTGAGACCGCGATCGTCGTAGGCACGATGCGCCCGCCGGAGATCTTCATGAGCACGGGCTCGTGCGGGGCGGCCGTCTGGGCGGTCGTCGCCGCGACGCAGACGTCGCGCGAGAGGTTCGCCGAGAGCACGCGAAACCTGGCCTCGACGGCCGGGGACGGCTCACGCCAGGTCCACCTGTGGGCGTCCGGCTTGGCGGCCTCCGCGTACACCTCGGGGAGGAGCTTGTCCTGACCCGTGATGCGACCGCGGACGTTGGGGGTGACTGCGTGCCCGATCCCCGACAGCGCGAGCGCGGCGGCGAGGATGGGGACGAGATGTGCGTATTTCCCTTTTTGCATGGATTCGGGCGGCGGCGCGCCGATCCACGGGCGCTCGCGCGGCCTCGGAGGATACCCGAACGCCCCGCCCCGTGGGGAGAAACTCGGGCGAGGTCGCGGAAGAACCTTCCTGTCGACCGGCGGCCGTTCGCCCGGCCGTTCGCCAGGCCGTCAGCGCTGCGCGCCGAGCCTCGGGAAGGTGAGCACGAAGCGCGTCCCGCCCTCGTGGCGGCGCTCAATCGCGATCTGCGCGCGGTGGTCGTCCACGATCTTCTTCACGATGGACAGGCCGAGGCCCGTCCCTTCGCCCGGAGCCTTCGTGGTGAAGAAGGGGGTGAAGACCCGCGCGACGTCCTCCTCGGCCACGCCCGCGCCGTTGTCCTCGACCACCACGAGCACACTCTCCGTGGTCGCGCGCGTCGCGACGCGGAGCACCCCGGGCCGCGCCGTGGCCGCCATCGCGTGACAGGCGTTGGTCACCAAGTTGACGAACACCTGCGCGAGCTGCTCGGGCATTCCGCGCACCATCCCGTGCTCGCCGTCCGCGAAGTCACGCACGACCTCGGCGCTCGCCTCCGCGAGCACGTGCTCGCAGAACGTGAGGGCCTGCTGGACGACCCCCTCCACCGACACGGCGACCTGCACCTCGCGCGAGGGGCGGGCGTAGCTGTTGAGGTCGCGCGTGAAGCGCAGCATGCGCCCCGCGCTGTCGCTGATGCGACGCAGGCGCTCGATCGCCTCGGGATCTCCCCCCTCGCGGGCCTGGCGGAGGAGGGCGTCGGTGTACACGACGATGGAAGTGAGCGGGTTGTTGAGCTCGTGCACGATGCCCGCGGCGAGCTGGCCGAGCGACGCGAGCTTCTCGGCCTGCACCATGTGCGCGGTCAGGGCCTGGAGCTCGCTCGCCGCACCGCGCGCGCGCACTTGGGCGCGCGCGACCGCCAGGCCACGCTCCATGGCGAGGCCGGTGCGCAGCAACAGATCGTGCTCCGCCGAGCCAGGCTGGGCGCCCCCGTCTGCGGTCGATCCGAGGTGCAGCGTCGTGCCGGCGGCCCCGACCGGCACGACAATCTCTTCGAGGAGCGAGGGGAACAGGCGGGCGCCCGGGCGAGCCTCCGTGGGCGCGTGGAGCGCTGGCGGGAGCGCGACGACGAGCTCGGGCGCGCGGCTGCGAACGCACAAGACGGCGCCCACCGCGCGCGCGGGCAGCAACTCGGACACGACGCGCACGAGGGACTCGACGACCGCGCGCTCGCCCTCGTCGACGGGCATCTCGCACGACGCGACGAACAGGCGATCGAGCCAGCGGGGCGGCATCTGGAGGGCGCGCATGTGCATGCCCGACGCCTTTGCGTGCGACTCGGGAGCGTCGCGCTCGTCGGGACTGGCGGCGACTGCGGCGTCGGGCGCCGGCACGAGCTCGGGGGACGATCGGGAAGGGCGTCTCATTTCATGGCTCTCCCTGACGGCCCTCGCTCGATCGGTCGAGGTCCAGGATGTTCTGCCGGCCCACGTAGCTCTTGGTCTCGTAGCGGGTTATTTTCCCGATTTTGCGGACTATTTCGGCCATGCGGTCGGCCTCGGAGCTGATGACGTCGGCGGCGTTGGAGCCAGGGGTCCCCGGCGCGAGGACTCGCTTCAGGAGCAGCGCGTAGTTCAGCACGCTCGTGAGCGGCTGGTTCAGCTCGTGCGCGGCGGCCCCCGCGAGCTCCGCCACGATGGCCTGGCGCTCCTGCGCGAGGATCTGCTCGTGCGCTCGCTCGAGGCGCGCCTCCATTTGCATCTTCTCGCGGAGGTCGGTGAACAAGCCCACCGTGCCCACCGGCTGGTCTCCCTCGTAGATGAGCCCCCCCGCGAACAACACCGGCACGATCGCGCCGGCACCGTCGACGATCTCGGTGCGCACGCCCTGAACGCGGCCGCCTCCGGCGCGGATCATCTTCATGTGTTTGGCCGCGCCGCCCTTTGGGTAAAGGATCTTGACCGATCGTCCGACGACCTCCGACGCGGGCCGCCCGTAGATGCGCTCCGCGGCCTGGTTGAAGAGCACGACCTCGCCGCGCAGGTCGGCCGTGATGATCGCGTCGACCGACGAGTCGATCACCCGCTGGAGGAAGTCTTTGGTCTTCACGAGCTCCGCCTCGACCTCGCGGCTCCGAGTGACGTCTCGGAACGAGCAGAGCACGATGCCCTCCTCCCGGAGCACGGAGCTGAAGTTCACGTCGAGGATCGCGATGCGGCCGTCGCTTCGGCGCACGAGGACGTCGACCCCCTTCGGGAACACGCCCCGCGCGAAGCCGCTCCCGAGCGCGTCGGCCATCGTCCGATCTTCGAACAGGTCTTGCAGGCGGCGACCGCGGAGGTCCTCCTCGGTGTAGCCCGTGATATCGCGCGCGCGCGGGTTCGAGAAGTGCAAGCGCCCCTCGGAGTCGACCACGACGATGCCGTCGCCCGAGCTCTCGAAGAAGTCGGCGTAGCGCTGGAGCGAGCGCATGCGGCGCTCGGCCTCGAACCGGGCCACAGTGACCTGCTGGGTCTGGTCGCGGAGGGTCTGGAGCACGCGCGCGTTCCGCAGCGCGATGGCCATCGCGCTGGCGACGATGCGGCACATGGCGAGCTCGCGCTCGCCGAAGGCGCCCCGTTGCCGCGCTCGCAGCGTGAGCACGCCCGTCGCCCGACCCTCGTACAGGATGGGCATGATGGCGAGAGAGCTGAACGCGAGCGCGTGCCCCTCGCTGCGAAAGATCTCGAGCGCGGGGTGCGTCTCCGCGTCGTCGATCATCAGGGTCTCCCCCGAGGCGAGGACGCCCTGGATTTCAGGATACTTGGAGAGATCGATGGGCAGATCGCGCAGCTGCTCGTCGTCCGAGGCGGCGACGACGTACCCCACGTTTCCCTCGCGGACGAGCACGATGGACACGCGGTCGACGTGCGCGACCTCGGCGATGCGCTGCACGACCGTGAAGAGGATCCCGCGGAAGTCGAGGTTGGACGCGAGGGTCTGGGTGAGCTCGGTCACGATGAGCGCGTCGCGCTCTCTCCGCGCAAGCTCGTCTTTTGCGGCGCGGAGCCGGAGTTGGCCGCGCACGCGCGACACGAGCTCGACCGCCTTGAAGGGCTTGCGAAGGAAGTCGTCGGCCCCCGCGTCGAACGCCCGCGCGATCTCGTCCTCGGCGTCGAGGGCGGTGAGCACGACGACCGGCACGTCGCGCGTGTCGGGGCGCGCCCGCAGAATGCGCAAGATCTGGTAGCCGTCGGGGCTCGGCATCACGAGGTCGAGGAGGACGACCGACGGACGAACGCGGTCGATCTCCTTCAGCGCCTCGCCGCCCGAGGCCGCGGCGATCCACTCCATCCCGGCCTGGCCGAGCGCGCTCGTCAGCACATGGCGGCTGACGGCGTCGTCGTCGACCACGAGCACGGGTCCTTCTGCCATTGGTCTGATCATAGCGCCGGTTTCGCCCAGGACAGCAAGTCCTCGACGGTCCGCGCCCGTCAGTCTTCCACGAAGAGCCCCGCCTGGAGCGCGGCCTGGCCGGCCGGCCGCGCCCGCCCGAAGTGGTCGTAGGCGCGCTTCGTGGCGATTCGGCCCCGCGGAGTCCGGCCCAGGTACCCCTGCTGGAGAAGGTAGGGCTCGTACACGTCTTCGATCGTGTCGCGCGGCTCGCCGAGGGCGGCGGCGAGCGTCTCCACGCCGACCGGGCCCCCGTCGTAGTCGTCCAGAATCACCTTCAGGAGCCGCCGGTCCATCTCGTCGAAGCCGGCGCGGTCGATGTCGAGGCGCTCGCACGCGGTGCCCACGGCGCGCTCGTCGATGGCGCCCGAACCGAGCACCTCCGCGAAGTCCCGGCAGCGCCGCAGCAGGCGGTTGGCGACCCGCGGCGTGCCGCGCGACCGCACGGCGATCTCGTGGGCGGCGGGCGCGGTGATCGGCACGCCGAGCAGCTCGGCGCTCCGCGCGACGATACGCGCCAGCTCTTCGGGGGGATAGAAGTCGAGCCGCACCGCGTGACCGAAGCGGGAGAGCAGCGGGCCGGTGAGCAGGCCGGTGCGGGTGGTCGCGCCAACCAGGGTGAACGGGTTCACGGGAATTTGGATGGAGGAGGCGAAGGCGCCTTCCCCGGTGACGACCTCGATCTGGAAGTCCTCGAGCGCCGGGTAGAGGCTCTCCTCGACGATCGGGTTCAGGCGATGGATCTCGTCGATGAAGAGGATGTCGTTCGGGCCGAGCTTGGTGAGGAGCCCCGCGAGCGCCCCCTTGTGCTCGACCACGGGCCCGTTCGTCATGTGGAGCGTGACGCCCATCTCGGCGGCCAGGATCTGCGCGAGCGTGGTCTTGCCGAGGCCCGGCGGCCCGGAGAGCAGGAGGTGATCGAGCGGCTCGCCACGTCGGCGCGCCGCCTCGACGAACACGCGGAGGTTCTCCTTGTGCTTCTCTTGTCCGATGTAGTCTGCAAATACTTTGGGACGGAGCGCGCGGTCGTAGCGCACATCGTCGCCCTGGAGCCCGCCGCCCACGGCCCGCCCCTCGCGACCCCCGACGTCCGGCTCGACCGCGGCCTCCGCAGCCAATTTCCCCGCAGCGCGCGAGCGGCCCTCCTGGCCTGCCCCACCTGCTCTTCGGCTCCCGTTCGCCATCGCCCGCGGACGGTAGCACCTCTCGCGGAGATTGCCGCTGCGCGACGCCAGACCCCGCGCTATCACTCCGCGCCCCGCGGCGCGCCCGCCGCGGCCCCGACACGACCACCATGCCCCCGCTCGATCCATCCCCCTGCCCCGCCAAGACCCGCCGAGACCTCGAGTGGGACCGCCTCCTCGCGGCCCTGGCCGACCGCTGCGCGGGCGTGCCCGGCAAGAAGCTCGCGCTCGCCCTGCCCTTCGCCGCTACGCGCGAAGACGCGGTGCGGCGGCTGGGCGAGGCGTCGGAGGCCGCGGCGCTGCGCCGGCGCGGCGAGCCGCTCCCCACCGCGGCGCTGCCCGACCTGGGGGTGTCTCTGGACCGCGCGAGGGCCGAGGGAGTCCTGTCGCCGGTGGAGCTGCGCGCCCTCGCCGCCGCGCTGGAGAGCGCGCGGACCACGCGGCGCTTCTTGGCGTCG comes from Myxococcales bacterium and encodes:
- a CDS encoding PAS domain S-box protein yields the protein MLVVDDDAVSRHVLTSALGQAGMEWIAAASGGEALKEIDRVRPSVVLLDLVMPSPDGYQILRILRARPDTRDVPVVVLTALDAEDEIARAFDAGADDFLRKPFKAVELVSRVRGQLRLRAAKDELARRERDALIVTELTQTLASNLDFRGILFTVVQRIAEVAHVDRVSIVLVREGNVGYVVAASDDEQLRDLPIDLSKYPEIQGVLASGETLMIDDAETHPALEIFRSEGHALAFSSLAIMPILYEGRATGVLTLRARQRGAFGERELAMCRIVASAMAIALRNARVLQTLRDQTQQVTVARFEAERRMRSLQRYADFFESSGDGIVVVDSEGRLHFSNPRARDITGYTEEDLRGRRLQDLFEDRTMADALGSGFARGVFPKGVDVLVRRSDGRIAILDVNFSSVLREEGIVLCSFRDVTRSREVEAELVKTKDFLQRVIDSSVDAIITADLRGEVVLFNQAAERIYGRPASEVVGRSVKILYPKGGAAKHMKMIRAGGGRVQGVRTEIVDGAGAIVPVLFAGGLIYEGDQPVGTVGLFTDLREKMQMEARLERAHEQILAQERQAIVAELAGAAAHELNQPLTSVLNYALLLKRVLAPGTPGSNAADVISSEADRMAEIVRKIGKITRYETKSYVGRQNILDLDRSSEGRQGEP
- the ruvB gene encoding Holliday junction branch migration DNA helicase RuvB, which codes for MANGSRRAGGAGQEGRSRAAGKLAAEAAVEPDVGGREGRAVGGGLQGDDVRYDRALRPKVFADYIGQEKHKENLRVFVEAARRRGEPLDHLLLSGPPGLGKTTLAQILAAEMGVTLHMTNGPVVEHKGALAGLLTKLGPNDILFIDEIHRLNPIVEESLYPALEDFQIEVVTGEGAFASSIQIPVNPFTLVGATTRTGLLTGPLLSRFGHAVRLDFYPPEELARIVARSAELLGVPITAPAAHEIAVRSRGTPRVANRLLRRCRDFAEVLGSGAIDERAVGTACERLDIDRAGFDEMDRRLLKVILDDYDGGPVGVETLAAALGEPRDTIEDVYEPYLLQQGYLGRTPRGRIATKRAYDHFGRARPAGQAALQAGLFVED
- a CDS encoding GHKL domain-containing protein: MRRPSRSSPELVPAPDAAVAASPDERDAPESHAKASGMHMRALQMPPRWLDRLFVASCEMPVDEGERAVVESLVRVVSELLPARAVGAVLCVRSRAPELVVALPPALHAPTEARPGARLFPSLLEEIVVPVGAAGTTLHLGSTADGGAQPGSAEHDLLLRTGLAMERGLAVARAQVRARGAASELQALTAHMVQAEKLASLGQLAAGIVHELNNPLTSIVVYTDALLRQAREGGDPEAIERLRRISDSAGRMLRFTRDLNSYARPSREVQVAVSVEGVVQQALTFCEHVLAEASAEVVRDFADGEHGMVRGMPEQLAQVFVNLVTNACHAMAATARPGVLRVATRATTESVLVVVEDNGAGVAEEDVARVFTPFFTTKAPGEGTGLGLSIVKKIVDDHRAQIAIERRHEGGTRFVLTFPRLGAQR